In Montipora foliosa isolate CH-2021 unplaced genomic scaffold, ASM3666993v2 scaffold_412, whole genome shotgun sequence, a genomic segment contains:
- the LOC137988279 gene encoding uncharacterized protein, with translation MSLQDFNIPRCLKPEGFGRVTRAELHHFADASQEHGYGTASYLRLINDQGNIHSSFVMGKSRVKPLNGAVTVPKLELAAATLATRINKVVTRELEGRLTVDSVTYWTDSMIVLKYIANEKR, from the coding sequence ATGAGTTTGCAGGATTTCAACATTCCGCGATGTTTGAAACCAGAAGGCTTCGGTAGAGTCACACGAGCCGAGCTTCATCATTTTGCTGATGCATCACAAGAGCATGGCTATGGGACAGCTTCGTATTTGCGTCTCATCAATGATCAAGGAAACATCCATAGCAGTTTCGTCATGGGTAAATCCCGTGTGAAACCGCTGAATGGTGCGGTAACTGTGCCAAAATTGGAATTAGCCGCAGCCACCTTAGCAACCCGGATCAACAAAGTCGTTACAAGGGAACTAGAGGGAAGACTGACGGTTGACAGCGTTACTTACTGGACTGACTCAATGATAGTCCTGAAGTACATCGCTAATGAGAAGCGATGA